Proteins encoded by one window of Paenibacillus urinalis:
- a CDS encoding sodium-dependent transporter gives MVPKQTNQLDTPGTKERFSSTGFILAAIGSAVGLGNMWKFPYITGQYGGGAFFLLFIACLLVVGLPVLLAELAIGRAGRGSASSSFVKAGGGKIWGVFGLLSVIAPFVIMTFYSLVAGWTLHYAVLSFSGQLFNNSDFGGQFSSFTGGYMPIVWGAIVAVITGFVVVKGISGGIEKFNKVLIPGMLVLLVILMIRSITLPGGMEGVSFFLSPDFSKLTPESALVALGHAFFSLSLGMGTMITYGAFVNRQQSLGSATMAVGAGDMLYALIAGLIIFPTTFAFNIPADSGPGLVFVALPAAFSAMPLGWLFGGLFFVLLGIAALTSLVSLLQVPVSYAMEKWNLRRSTAVWIMAGLVFLLSIPSALSMGLMPDLKINNMPVFDFVDFVASNWFLPLSGLVVTLFAGYFWKNVAEEAGLTQKWFRIWLFMLRYIAPILVLFVFLYSAQIIKL, from the coding sequence ATGGTACCAAAACAGACGAATCAGTTGGATACACCGGGTACAAAAGAGCGATTTTCTTCAACAGGCTTTATTTTGGCCGCAATCGGCAGTGCAGTAGGACTGGGTAATATGTGGAAGTTTCCTTATATTACAGGTCAGTATGGCGGTGGAGCCTTCTTCCTGCTCTTTATTGCTTGTCTGCTCGTTGTAGGCTTGCCTGTATTGCTCGCGGAGCTTGCGATTGGACGTGCAGGACGCGGCAGTGCATCTTCTTCCTTTGTCAAAGCTGGCGGAGGAAAAATTTGGGGCGTATTCGGGCTATTATCCGTAATTGCGCCATTCGTTATTATGACATTCTATTCACTCGTCGCAGGCTGGACGCTTCACTATGCTGTGCTGTCCTTCAGTGGACAACTGTTTAACAATAGCGATTTTGGTGGACAGTTCAGTTCCTTCACGGGCGGTTATATGCCGATCGTATGGGGAGCTATCGTGGCTGTAATTACGGGCTTCGTTGTCGTCAAAGGAATCTCCGGCGGGATCGAGAAATTTAACAAGGTTCTCATTCCAGGTATGCTGGTACTGCTCGTCATCCTTATGATTCGATCCATTACGCTGCCGGGCGGTATGGAGGGAGTGTCCTTCTTCCTGTCACCGGATTTCTCGAAGCTGACACCGGAATCAGCGCTCGTCGCGCTTGGGCATGCTTTCTTCTCCCTGTCACTCGGGATGGGAACAATGATTACCTACGGTGCCTTTGTCAACCGTCAACAGTCGCTCGGATCAGCAACTATGGCTGTCGGGGCAGGGGATATGCTGTACGCACTCATTGCCGGTTTGATTATTTTCCCAACGACATTTGCCTTTAATATTCCTGCGGATTCAGGACCAGGTCTTGTCTTTGTTGCTCTACCCGCGGCATTCTCCGCGATGCCGCTTGGCTGGTTGTTCGGGGGATTGTTCTTCGTCCTTCTCGGAATTGCAGCATTGACTTCTCTCGTATCTCTGCTTCAAGTGCCCGTTTCATATGCAATGGAGAAATGGAACTTGCGCCGCAGTACAGCGGTATGGATCATGGCTGGTCTAGTATTCCTGTTAAGTATTCCGTCCGCTTTATCCATGGGCCTTATGCCAGATCTTAAGATAAACAATATGCCAGTGTTTGACTTTGTTGATTTTGTAGCCTCTAACTGGTTCCTGCCGCTGAGTGGACTTGTTGTAACTCTGTTCGCGGGATACTTCTGGAAGAACGTTGCAGAAGAAGCAGGACTTACGCAGAAATGGTTCCGTATATGGCTGTTCATGCTTCGCTATATCGCACCTATTCTGGTGTTGTTCGTCTTCCTGTACTCAGCACAGATTATTAAATTGTAA
- a CDS encoding lamin tail domain-containing protein, with translation MSKRTRRPLQRWSLVLVITILAGLWTPSMSSRTAYASPEGDQIVISQVYGGGGNSGATYMHDFIELYNPTEEAVDLTGYTVKYAGATGVFVTSNTTELNGAIPPNSYYLIQQAQGSGGTLLFQHLIRQEAST, from the coding sequence ATGAGCAAACGGACAAGGCGTCCACTGCAACGATGGAGCTTAGTACTCGTTATAACGATCTTAGCGGGTCTTTGGACTCCATCCATGTCTAGCCGTACGGCGTATGCATCCCCTGAAGGGGATCAGATCGTCATCAGTCAGGTATATGGAGGGGGAGGGAACTCTGGTGCAACCTACATGCATGACTTTATTGAACTCTATAATCCGACCGAAGAAGCTGTAGATCTTACAGGGTATACCGTAAAGTATGCCGGTGCAACAGGCGTTTTTGTGACAAGTAATACGACCGAGCTGAATGGAGCTATTCCTCCCAACTCGTATTATCTGATCCAGCAGGCCCAAGGAAGCGGCGGGACGCTGCTCTTCCAACACCTGATCAGACAGGAAGCATCAACATGA
- a CDS encoding S-layer homology domain-containing protein, which produces MSGTNGKAGLFHGEELIDLIGYGSANEYEGSAAAPGLGNSTAAVRLTAPGADSSSRGLDTDNNATDFAAVSPDPRNSSYGQPETKTAAVTLSPEQGAYPQGTEIHLSSPTAGASVYADVYGLGGDSGGYELVNGPIVLNEPLTIHTYAEKDGLERSETSIYTYDLLPQMTIAEARLAAQGEQVMVSGMVTHVNGSKMYVQDETAAIVLYGFPSFAQAGDRVRVSGVMDIYNNLQEIAPSDALPYTLVESNAGVPSPVQVTGADLAADSGEQHEAKLVYLDNVYIREKSGSSWIAEQGGNEFTIYSNLPGIAAGKSFDKIIGVIEQYRDVYQLLPLNDESLIEELLSVNASPSEGKIVIGQQVALSSPTAGADIYYTLDGSDPTTLSTLYEEPITIYVDTVIKAMAVSDSDTSEVYTFSYEATEQPRIHDIQGAGHISPYLDQQVSHIEGVVTQLGYRFSDGSYQGFYIQDLEPDEDPNTSESIYVYSTDLDLKPEVNDIVTISGTVAEYNEGSSSNLTTTQIVPTSIIKMGEAEELPAPILLGKNGRIIPSEVIDNDGFTVFDPEEDAIDFYESLEGMRVRLESPTVISRAWTSSQIMNIPTRIDNGEEEVLTPAGGLVLKQEGNLNPQRLLIASMAANQDIRTGSQFAGDVTGVIGYNAGNFKVIPAKDALPALLPSTYEQEITDIEPDQEQLIVASYNIENFYPGVGSSKITKLAASITSNMKQPDIIGLVEVQDANGQTDNGIVEADDSYRALIDAIIANGGPEYAFTDIAPVNNEDGGAPGGNIRVGFLYNPERVTLAESIEERKGGSTEAVTYDANQDQLSVNPGRIEPQHAAFLESRKPLAAQFEFHGEKVIVIANHFNSKSGDNGPFGNVQPPVLTSETQRHEIAAVVNGFVKNIIQGNEVLNKEANVIVLGDLNDFQFTETAEILRGDELDNLIDTLPAGERYTYTYDGNSQVLDHILVSKNLTEHTQTDVVHLNADFTEASGRVSDHDPVLAQIDIVGAGSEEAPENPNPNPGTNPDTDPVTPPSTGTKPPAGNPEPVDPPETETGTITVEGVLNTNSEMNIAESEVTGEQISAALSSVQDGVLRIKLDMDDMDYDSAQISLLPEAMDLLLQHKAKLTIQIGVSFGSYELPMEETDLSQIRAELGAGAGEFELKFALTKDRAAIQLASLKGYSPLAAVNYSVAAFSAEGQVYELIEFDRYIKRTINLTPYELDRLQHMAAVRAEDEVNADRLQPVPFQLNGNEVEIFSRSNSTYLLLEHPVTFGDMNGHWARSNVEELAGRMIVSGTAEGIFDPNTAITRAEYAAMLVRVLGLAATPEAMIYTDVPNSAWYAHSIQAAGSAGLITGYSDGSYQPNKHITPEEIAVMTYRAMQLAAYEPTSSNRTITYLDDTRIGDWAKEAVDELSRLGVLYGDRTGRLDPSRSATRAESAAVIDRMLDLLIYNQN; this is translated from the coding sequence ATGAGCGGTACAAATGGCAAGGCAGGTCTGTTTCATGGCGAAGAACTCATAGACCTCATCGGTTATGGAAGTGCCAATGAATATGAGGGAAGTGCCGCTGCCCCAGGCTTGGGCAATTCAACCGCAGCTGTTCGTCTAACAGCACCTGGAGCAGATTCTAGCAGCAGGGGACTGGATACGGACAACAATGCGACGGACTTTGCCGCTGTATCCCCAGATCCACGAAACTCCTCCTATGGACAGCCTGAAACGAAGACCGCAGCGGTGACCCTGAGTCCCGAACAGGGCGCTTATCCACAGGGAACGGAGATTCACTTGAGCTCTCCGACGGCAGGGGCTTCTGTATACGCCGATGTATATGGTCTGGGTGGAGACAGCGGCGGCTACGAGCTGGTCAATGGTCCGATTGTACTCAATGAACCTCTGACGATCCATACTTACGCAGAGAAGGATGGACTGGAGCGTAGTGAGACTTCGATTTATACTTACGATCTGCTTCCCCAAATGACCATTGCCGAGGCAAGACTCGCTGCTCAAGGCGAGCAGGTCATGGTATCTGGAATGGTTACTCATGTGAATGGCAGCAAGATGTACGTGCAGGATGAGACGGCTGCCATTGTCTTGTATGGCTTTCCTAGCTTTGCACAAGCAGGAGATCGGGTCCGTGTCAGCGGAGTCATGGATATCTATAACAATCTGCAGGAGATAGCACCTTCAGACGCACTTCCTTATACCTTGGTAGAGTCCAATGCAGGAGTGCCTTCCCCGGTTCAGGTGACAGGGGCAGATCTCGCTGCAGATTCAGGTGAGCAGCATGAGGCGAAGCTTGTATATTTGGATAACGTGTATATACGCGAGAAGTCAGGCAGCAGCTGGATTGCTGAACAGGGCGGAAACGAATTCACTATTTATTCGAATCTGCCAGGGATTGCTGCCGGCAAGTCTTTTGATAAGATCATTGGTGTCATCGAGCAGTACAGAGACGTCTATCAGCTTCTTCCGCTGAATGATGAGTCTTTGATTGAAGAGCTATTGTCGGTGAATGCCAGTCCGTCAGAGGGCAAGATTGTGATAGGTCAGCAGGTTGCTCTGTCTTCACCTACAGCGGGCGCAGATATATATTACACTCTTGACGGCAGTGATCCGACGACATTAAGCACGCTCTATGAAGAGCCAATTACGATCTATGTCGATACGGTAATCAAAGCCATGGCTGTATCAGACAGTGACACCAGTGAAGTGTATACCTTCTCCTATGAAGCTACCGAACAGCCGCGCATTCATGATATCCAGGGAGCAGGGCATATCTCTCCTTATCTTGATCAGCAGGTAAGTCATATTGAGGGCGTTGTCACTCAATTAGGATACCGATTCAGCGATGGAAGCTATCAAGGGTTCTATATTCAGGACTTGGAGCCGGATGAAGATCCGAATACTTCTGAGAGTATTTATGTTTATAGTACTGATCTCGACTTGAAGCCAGAGGTTAACGATATTGTAACGATCAGCGGTACAGTCGCAGAGTACAACGAAGGAAGCAGTAGTAATCTAACAACGACACAAATTGTACCGACCTCCATTATAAAAATGGGAGAGGCTGAGGAACTACCAGCTCCAATCCTACTCGGCAAGAATGGCCGGATCATACCTTCCGAGGTGATTGATAATGACGGGTTCACTGTCTTTGATCCAGAAGAGGATGCGATCGACTTCTACGAATCGCTGGAAGGCATGAGGGTTCGCTTAGAGTCCCCGACGGTTATCAGCCGAGCGTGGACAAGCAGCCAGATCATGAACATTCCAACTCGTATTGATAATGGAGAAGAGGAAGTGCTTACGCCGGCTGGCGGTCTTGTTCTGAAGCAGGAGGGTAACCTGAATCCGCAGCGGCTTCTGATTGCTTCAATGGCTGCGAATCAAGATATCCGAACGGGGAGTCAGTTTGCGGGAGATGTAACGGGTGTGATCGGATATAATGCAGGCAACTTCAAGGTGATTCCTGCGAAGGATGCATTACCTGCGCTCCTGCCATCGACTTATGAGCAAGAGATAACGGATATTGAACCTGATCAGGAGCAGCTGATCGTAGCCAGTTATAATATTGAGAACTTCTATCCGGGTGTCGGCAGCAGCAAGATTACGAAGCTTGCAGCATCCATCACTTCGAACATGAAGCAGCCAGATATTATTGGACTGGTAGAAGTGCAGGATGCTAACGGTCAGACAGACAACGGCATCGTTGAAGCGGACGACAGCTATCGGGCACTGATTGACGCCATTATCGCAAATGGTGGACCGGAATATGCATTTACCGACATTGCCCCGGTGAACAATGAGGACGGTGGAGCTCCAGGTGGAAATATTCGGGTAGGCTTTCTCTATAATCCGGAGCGAGTGACCTTGGCAGAGAGTATAGAAGAGCGCAAGGGAGGCTCCACTGAGGCGGTAACTTATGATGCGAATCAGGATCAGCTTAGTGTAAATCCCGGCCGAATCGAGCCTCAGCATGCTGCTTTTCTGGAATCACGGAAGCCGCTTGCGGCCCAGTTTGAATTTCATGGGGAGAAGGTCATCGTGATTGCTAATCATTTCAATTCTAAATCAGGTGACAACGGTCCTTTCGGTAATGTTCAGCCCCCGGTTCTGACTAGTGAAACACAGCGGCACGAAATTGCAGCGGTCGTGAACGGTTTTGTGAAGAACATCATACAGGGGAATGAAGTATTAAATAAAGAAGCGAACGTCATTGTGCTAGGGGACTTAAATGATTTTCAGTTCACGGAGACGGCAGAGATCCTTAGAGGAGATGAGCTGGATAATCTGATCGATACCCTGCCCGCCGGAGAACGTTACACCTACACATATGATGGGAATTCACAGGTGCTTGATCATATACTTGTTAGCAAAAATTTAACGGAGCACACACAGACCGATGTGGTTCATTTGAATGCTGATTTTACAGAAGCAAGCGGAAGAGTGTCTGATCATGATCCTGTCTTGGCTCAGATTGATATTGTGGGAGCAGGAAGTGAAGAAGCGCCGGAGAATCCAAATCCGAATCCGGGTACGAATCCAGACACGGATCCAGTGACTCCGCCTAGCACTGGCACGAAACCGCCTGCTGGGAATCCTGAGCCCGTCGATCCGCCTGAGACAGAAACAGGAACGATAACGGTAGAAGGCGTTCTGAATACGAATAGTGAGATGAACATTGCTGAAAGTGAAGTTACCGGAGAGCAAATTTCAGCAGCACTATCCAGTGTGCAGGATGGAGTGCTGCGTATCAAGCTCGATATGGATGATATGGACTATGATTCTGCACAAATCTCGTTATTACCGGAAGCCATGGACTTGTTGCTGCAGCACAAAGCGAAGCTGACGATTCAGATCGGCGTCTCCTTTGGAAGCTATGAGCTTCCGATGGAAGAGACCGATCTGTCACAGATCAGAGCTGAGCTTGGTGCCGGAGCCGGTGAGTTTGAGCTGAAGTTCGCCTTAACGAAGGATCGGGCTGCAATCCAGCTGGCAAGCTTGAAGGGCTATTCCCCACTGGCTGCTGTCAATTATTCGGTAGCTGCATTCTCTGCAGAGGGGCAGGTCTATGAATTGATCGAGTTTGATCGCTATATAAAAAGAACGATAAATCTAACCCCTTATGAGCTTGATAGATTACAGCATATGGCAGCTGTACGTGCAGAGGACGAAGTCAATGCAGATCGGCTGCAGCCTGTGCCGTTCCAATTGAATGGCAATGAAGTAGAAATATTCAGCCGTTCGAATAGTACCTATCTGCTGCTGGAGCATCCGGTGACCTTCGGAGATATGAACGGTCACTGGGCACGTTCGAATGTGGAGGAGCTGGCCGGCAGGATGATTGTTTCCGGTACAGCGGAAGGCATCTTCGACCCGAATACAGCCATTACTCGAGCAGAATACGCGGCAATGCTGGTTCGGGTACTCGGGTTAGCTGCTACACCGGAAGCGATGATCTACACGGATGTACCGAACAGTGCATGGTATGCACATAGCATACAGGCAGCAGGGAGTGCAGGGCTTATAACTGGCTACTCGGATGGCAGCTATCAGCCGAATAAGCACATTACCCCTGAAGAGATCGCCGTAATGACTTATCGTGCAATGCAGCTCGCAGCCTATGAACCGACTAGCTCTAATCGTACAATAACCTATTTGGACGACACAAGAATTGGTGACTGGGCCAAGGAAGCCGTTGATGAACTGAGCAGACTCGGTGTATTATACGGTGATCGAACAGGTCGTTTGGACCCATCCAGATCAGCAACCAGAGCGGAAAGTGCGGCTGTAATTGACCGGATGCTTGATCTTCTGATCTATAATCAAAATTAA
- a CDS encoding serine hydrolase domain-containing protein has protein sequence MSPFLSLTIQNFIDSCLESYYAKHKEAVLVIGTVYRNERRVYGIGDLSPYPTSEYSRLIYEIGSITKLFTVSLLAQLHYDGFLTIDESLGQYVPLLPPDSPVTFKHLATHTSGLPSRSILRETRNLFDTRSSRDPYSAFSLSEAAFYLRKISAKEAGIKYQYSNAGMGLLGHVLATELQTTYELAVQDGIAIPLQMPDTAIHLSSEARERLVPGYTGRRRAAELVLQDFPGTGAFRSSISDLLTFLSVHMGVHPDKEMTSIYSITQQLHFQKNDTFGVGLGWFHQLKDNLIWHNGGTHGYMSFMGFLPEQEIGVVVLSNKRTSSFAMNPTHIGMELLRRVK, from the coding sequence TTGAGTCCCTTTCTATCACTTACCATTCAGAATTTCATAGACTCTTGTCTGGAAAGCTACTATGCCAAGCACAAAGAGGCCGTGCTCGTGATCGGCACTGTCTATCGTAATGAAAGACGCGTATATGGAATCGGTGATTTAAGCCCCTATCCTACGTCCGAATATAGCAGACTGATCTACGAGATCGGCTCGATTACCAAGCTCTTCACAGTGTCTTTACTGGCCCAGTTGCATTATGACGGCTTCCTGACGATCGACGAATCACTTGGACAATATGTCCCCCTGCTCCCGCCCGACTCGCCGGTTACATTTAAGCATCTAGCGACCCACACCTCAGGACTGCCGTCACGAAGCATTTTGCGGGAAACCAGAAATTTATTCGATACCAGGAGCAGCCGTGATCCTTATTCTGCATTCAGCTTATCCGAAGCCGCGTTTTATTTGCGCAAAATTTCAGCTAAGGAGGCTGGGATTAAATATCAATATTCCAACGCAGGGATGGGACTGCTGGGACATGTTCTGGCAACAGAGCTGCAGACGACATATGAGCTGGCCGTACAGGATGGAATTGCAATTCCCCTGCAAATGCCGGACACCGCAATCCATCTCTCCTCCGAAGCACGTGAGAGACTTGTTCCCGGATATACCGGCCGACGGAGAGCTGCTGAGCTTGTACTTCAGGATTTTCCAGGCACCGGTGCGTTCCGGTCCAGCATCAGCGATCTGTTAACGTTTCTATCCGTACATATGGGCGTACACCCGGACAAGGAAATGACCAGCATCTATTCTATTACCCAGCAATTACACTTTCAAAAAAATGACACGTTTGGCGTCGGACTCGGCTGGTTTCACCAGCTTAAAGATAACCTCATTTGGCATAATGGCGGTACTCATGGCTATATGAGCTTTATGGGCTTCCTTCCTGAACAGGAGATCGGGGTTGTCGTGCTGTCTAACAAGCGCACCTCCTCCTTCGCAATGAATCCAACCCACATCGGAATGGAGCTGCTAAGGAGGGTAAAATAA
- a CDS encoding polysaccharide deacetylase family protein has translation MRRDRRTAHRTNRRAQRIRKRIYRSFIASFVVAGVILLIWSFGNMDTSLFGQYEEVQTEIEQPSLLGGFAVVKTEKKLPVIYKGNVEKTAYITFDDGPSKYTDDILDVLQQHDVKATFFMIGTEIHKYPDAVKRLTEEGHYPAMHTMSHNYHHLYKSGGSQNFLNEVNEEQAIIQEITGYAPELVRAPFGSAPQIGEEFREDIADSGYKLWDWTIDSLDWDLPGKPKQIISNVKKDAHRNVEVILFHEKEQTLAALPAIIQYLKRMGYKVEAYNPEQHFVMNFPHDTRL, from the coding sequence TTGAGAAGAGATCGAAGAACAGCACATCGCACCAATCGCAGAGCCCAACGTATAAGAAAGAGAATTTATCGCAGCTTCATCGCTTCATTCGTCGTGGCCGGCGTGATCTTACTGATATGGAGTTTTGGCAATATGGATACAAGCCTCTTCGGGCAGTATGAGGAAGTCCAGACGGAGATAGAACAGCCGAGCCTGCTGGGCGGATTTGCCGTAGTGAAGACGGAGAAGAAGCTGCCCGTCATTTATAAAGGAAATGTAGAGAAGACAGCCTATATTACATTTGATGATGGGCCGAGTAAATATACGGATGATATTCTCGATGTTCTACAGCAGCACGATGTAAAGGCGACGTTTTTTATGATCGGTACTGAAATACATAAATATCCAGATGCGGTGAAACGACTTACGGAGGAAGGACATTATCCGGCAATGCACACGATGAGTCATAATTATCATCATTTATATAAGAGCGGCGGTTCTCAAAATTTTCTGAATGAGGTCAATGAAGAGCAAGCGATCATTCAGGAGATTACAGGCTATGCGCCGGAGCTGGTACGTGCGCCTTTTGGAAGCGCACCACAGATTGGCGAGGAGTTTCGAGAGGATATTGCCGATTCAGGCTACAAGCTGTGGGACTGGACCATTGATTCACTTGACTGGGATTTGCCGGGCAAGCCGAAGCAGATTATAAGCAACGTCAAGAAGGACGCGCACCGGAATGTAGAAGTCATCCTGTTTCATGAGAAGGAGCAAACACTCGCAGCACTGCCAGCAATTATTCAATATTTGAAGAGAATGGGGTATAAAGTTGAGGCTTACAATCCCGAGCAGCACTTTGTAATGAATTTTCCACACGATACAAGGCTATAG
- a CDS encoding YkyA family protein, giving the protein MVRGRLRKLALFFMSIIMLTACSKGEATSMVHAIETTVQTENQMHSNLNQLAALEEEDMVLYEAILDQGREENKEQAELLDQAQIHVKERNELLHASKSIMDAAEIQSERWEEELSVFRNSKVSEGISHQAEELWADYQERQRIFDQLYTQYELALQIETELYALLEEKGSLLSITELKAKVAERNLIFAEVNEIKNEFNEATKAFNNKHQAVVAEIKALL; this is encoded by the coding sequence ATGGTAAGGGGTAGACTTAGAAAGCTCGCATTATTCTTCATGAGTATCATCATGCTGACCGCCTGCAGCAAGGGGGAAGCGACGAGTATGGTGCATGCGATCGAGACGACAGTACAAACCGAGAATCAGATGCATTCCAATCTGAATCAGCTTGCAGCGCTTGAAGAGGAGGATATGGTCCTCTATGAAGCGATTTTGGATCAAGGTAGAGAAGAGAATAAAGAGCAGGCAGAGCTATTGGACCAAGCACAGATTCATGTAAAAGAGCGCAATGAGCTGCTCCATGCTTCGAAATCCATTATGGATGCTGCCGAAATCCAGAGTGAGCGCTGGGAGGAAGAGCTGTCTGTCTTCAGAAACAGCAAGGTCAGCGAAGGAATATCCCACCAGGCAGAGGAGCTGTGGGCTGACTATCAAGAGCGGCAGCGTATTTTTGATCAGCTGTATACCCAATATGAATTGGCTCTTCAGATAGAAACCGAGCTGTACGCTCTGCTGGAAGAGAAGGGCAGCCTTCTCTCGATCACTGAGCTCAAAGCAAAGGTGGCTGAACGTAATCTTATATTTGCGGAAGTGAATGAGATAAAGAATGAATTTAACGAGGCGACGAAGGCATTCAATAATAAGCACCAGGCTGTTGTAGCAGAGATCAAGGCATTGTTGTAA
- a CDS encoding radical SAM/SPASM domain-containing protein: MKTFKKVYVEITSICNLACSFCPQTSRQAKFMQLDTFDHILDQIKPHTNHIYLHVKGEPLLHPKLDQLLDAAYTKGFKVNMTTNGTLIEKAKHRILGKPAVRQMNFSLHSFDGHEGSTNRKGYLTNIISFVREAVKQDIIVSFRLWNLTQDNMTNLEKQRNRETLEVLEREFQLDFKIEEKVTPGSGVKIAKNIYLNQDHEFEWPSLAAQEDDGKGFCHGLRTQAGVLVDGTVIPCCLDGEGVINLGNINSTPFSEIVEGERANNLFYGFSRREAVEELCRKCGYRKRFGTGA, encoded by the coding sequence TTGAAGACATTCAAGAAGGTATACGTTGAAATTACGAGCATCTGTAATCTTGCCTGCAGCTTCTGTCCGCAGACCAGCCGTCAGGCTAAATTTATGCAGTTGGATACTTTTGACCATATTCTGGATCAGATCAAACCGCATACGAACCACATCTATTTGCATGTCAAAGGCGAGCCGCTGCTGCACCCGAAGCTGGATCAGCTGCTGGATGCTGCATATACCAAGGGGTTCAAAGTGAACATGACGACGAACGGAACGCTGATCGAGAAGGCGAAGCATCGGATTCTTGGTAAGCCTGCAGTAAGACAGATGAATTTCTCGCTGCACAGCTTTGACGGCCATGAGGGTTCGACGAATCGGAAAGGATATCTTACCAATATTATTTCGTTTGTCCGTGAAGCGGTCAAACAAGATATTATTGTATCCTTCCGATTATGGAATTTGACGCAGGACAACATGACCAATCTGGAGAAGCAGCGTAATCGGGAAACGCTTGAAGTGCTGGAGAGAGAATTTCAACTGGACTTCAAGATTGAGGAGAAGGTGACACCCGGCAGCGGAGTTAAGATCGCGAAGAACATTTACTTGAATCAGGATCATGAGTTTGAATGGCCGTCTCTAGCAGCTCAGGAGGATGATGGCAAAGGCTTCTGTCATGGGCTTAGAACACAAGCCGGGGTATTGGTGGATGGCACTGTCATTCCGTGCTGTCTGGACGGAGAAGGTGTCATTAATCTGGGGAATATTAATAGTACTCCGTTCTCCGAGATTGTGGAGGGGGAGCGGGCTAATAACCTGTTCTATGGCTTCTCGCGGCGGGAAGCGGTGGAGGAGCTGTGTCGTAAATGCGGTTATCGCAAAAGATTTGGTACAGGCGCATAA
- a CDS encoding aldo/keto reductase — translation MEYVKLGNTGLDVSRLCLGCMGFGEADRWIHPWVLNEENSRPVIKKALELGINFFDTANVYSDGTSEEIVGRALRDYAHRDEIVLATKVHFRMHQGPNGAGLSRKEIMSEIDKSLKRLGTDYVDLYQIHRWDYETPIEETMEALHDVVKAGKARYIGASAMYAWQFLKALNVAERNGWTRFVSMQNHLNLIYREEEREMLPLCREEKIGVIPYSPLAGGRLTRDWEETTHRSETDQTAKSKYDPMADKDRLIVDQLAAIAEKRGVPRAQIALAWLLQKEPVTAPIIGATKISHLENAAAALSIKLTPEEITALEEPYVPHPVVGALSR, via the coding sequence ATGGAATACGTAAAGCTTGGAAATACGGGTTTGGATGTATCCCGGCTTTGTCTTGGCTGCATGGGCTTTGGAGAAGCAGACCGCTGGATTCACCCCTGGGTACTTAATGAAGAGAACAGCCGTCCGGTAATTAAAAAAGCGCTTGAGCTGGGTATCAATTTCTTCGATACAGCCAATGTATACTCGGATGGGACAAGCGAGGAAATCGTGGGCAGAGCGCTAAGGGATTATGCCCATCGTGACGAAATTGTTCTAGCGACGAAGGTGCATTTTCGCATGCATCAGGGTCCCAATGGCGCAGGTCTTTCCCGCAAGGAGATTATGAGTGAGATTGATAAAAGCTTAAAAAGGCTGGGGACCGATTATGTGGATCTGTACCAAATTCACCGCTGGGACTATGAAACGCCAATCGAGGAAACCATGGAGGCACTGCATGATGTGGTGAAGGCCGGCAAAGCAAGGTACATTGGTGCTTCCGCAATGTATGCATGGCAGTTCTTGAAAGCGCTGAATGTAGCAGAGCGTAATGGCTGGACTCGCTTTGTGTCCATGCAGAATCATTTGAATCTGATCTATCGGGAAGAGGAGCGTGAGATGCTGCCGCTGTGCCGGGAAGAGAAGATCGGTGTAATCCCGTACAGTCCGCTTGCCGGTGGCAGATTGACACGAGATTGGGAGGAGACAACCCATCGTTCCGAGACGGATCAAACTGCGAAGTCCAAATATGATCCGATGGCAGATAAAGATCGCTTGATTGTGGACCAGCTTGCGGCGATCGCAGAGAAACGTGGGGTTCCTCGTGCGCAAATAGCACTTGCCTGGCTGCTGCAAAAAGAGCCTGTCACCGCACCTATCATTGGTGCAACGAAAATATCTCACCTTGAGAATGCGGCTGCCGCATTGTCGATTAAATTGACTCCTGAAGAGATTACTGCACTGGAAGAGCCGTATGTTCCACATCCGGTGGTCGGTGCGCTCTCCCGCTAA